From Bacteroidales bacterium, one genomic window encodes:
- a CDS encoding dipeptidase, whose protein sequence is MMSEIGKYLLIAATVVLCSCGGNQSATAQSSKSAKNAKNVKSAVTEQSVAETTAPKPKSLPIPGAPKHNAYNLSDAQYYVLADSVHNYVVSFDTHNDTATYMMHPNGEYTVPKGQVSFALMKKGGLDAAFFAVYLEQGPWKNKKSLDSAYHYCKSELLSWKKYVTTKKSDVAGMAYTPQDVLKLKAQGKRAVILAIENGYPLGDDVNRVDEFFKIGVRYITLSHNAANQVCDGSREWKTACWHGVSPFGYKVIERMEKLGMIVDISHVSSEALKDVLKVAKAPVIASHSACRALKPSQRRDLTDEEIKMIAANGGVVQIGTGRFFLSDDLPAHKVGVAVLANHIDHVKNLVGPQYVGLGTDFDGGGGVVGMDNAGQMKNLTVELLKRGWTTDELQMFWGGNLMRVWNKCIEVSSKLNAAKQK, encoded by the coding sequence ATGATGAGTGAAATCGGAAAATATTTATTGATAGCAGCAACAGTAGTGCTTTGCAGTTGCGGCGGAAATCAAAGTGCTACAGCGCAGAGTTCTAAGAGCGCAAAAAATGCGAAAAATGTAAAAAGCGCTGTAACGGAACAATCTGTCGCTGAGACAACTGCACCAAAACCTAAAAGTTTGCCGATACCCGGGGCGCCAAAGCATAACGCATATAATTTATCTGATGCGCAGTACTATGTGCTTGCGGACAGTGTGCATAATTATGTGGTATCCTTTGATACTCACAATGATACGGCGACGTATATGATGCATCCCAACGGTGAGTATACAGTTCCAAAGGGACAGGTTTCTTTTGCGCTGATGAAGAAGGGAGGATTGGACGCTGCATTTTTTGCAGTTTACCTGGAGCAGGGGCCGTGGAAAAATAAGAAGTCATTGGACTCCGCATACCATTATTGCAAAAGCGAACTGCTTTCATGGAAAAAGTATGTTACCACAAAAAAGAGCGATGTTGCCGGAATGGCCTACACTCCCCAGGATGTGTTAAAGCTTAAGGCTCAGGGGAAAAGGGCTGTTATTCTTGCAATTGAAAATGGTTATCCTCTTGGTGATGACGTAAATAGGGTAGATGAATTTTTTAAGATAGGTGTAAGATATATAACCTTAAGCCACAATGCTGCAAACCAAGTTTGCGATGGTTCAAGAGAGTGGAAAACTGCCTGCTGGCACGGAGTTTCACCTTTTGGATACAAAGTTATTGAGCGGATGGAGAAACTGGGAATGATAGTTGACATTTCTCATGTTTCCTCTGAAGCGCTAAAAGATGTGCTTAAGGTTGCCAAGGCTCCAGTGATAGCTTCGCACTCTGCGTGTAGGGCTTTAAAGCCTTCCCAGCGGAGAGACTTAACTGATGAGGAGATTAAGATGATTGCCGCAAACGGCGGTGTTGTTCAGATTGGAACAGGAAGATTTTTCCTATCTGATGACCTGCCTGCACATAAGGTTGGCGTTGCGGTTCTGGCAAATCACATTGACCATGTTAAAAATTTGGTAGGTCCTCAGTATGTGGGACTTGGAACAGATTTTGACGGCGGCGGCGGAGTTGTCGGGATGGATAATGCCGGGCAGATGAAGAATTTAACGGTGGAGCTTTTAAAGAGAGGCTGGACAACTGATGAATTGCAAATGTTCTGGGGCGGAAACCTTATGCGCGTCTGGAATAAATGTATTGAAGTCAGTTCAAAGCTCAATGCTGCTAAGCAAAAATAA
- a CDS encoding sodium:glutamate symporter, protein MYNFFNFQGFTPWSFFVDMGMIFGLILVGKLIRVKVKLVQKLFVPPSLIAGLLGLAFGPNGLGWLPFSNNLASYAAVMIALVFGSLPLSSPKSSVKEVVTRVGPMWVYAQIGMLVQWGIMGLFGLYVLNLIWPDLNSAFGAMLPTGFYGGHGTAAAIGGAFKNMGWDDAMSLGMTTATVGVVLAIVGGLVIIKHAARKNQTAFITDFKDLPNELRTGLLPKGKRDDVGESTTSSISIETLTFHFALVFFVAFLGYVLSVAVKNWCSGMQPPYNNMELPVFSCAFIAGLIFKKIFDRTGVTDYICPKTTQRIGSFFTDLLVACGVASIKLAVIVKFWVPLVVMLVVGTVVVYAITFYFGRHLSHNYWFERSIFAWGWWTGTMAMGIALERIVDPEMKSKTMDDYALAYLPIAPVEIILITLVPIAFTAGWGNWLMWACLIFSALLLWLAFKMKWWSKKAVIK, encoded by the coding sequence ATGTACAACTTCTTCAATTTTCAAGGCTTTACTCCGTGGTCTTTTTTTGTGGACATGGGTATGATATTCGGCCTTATTCTGGTCGGCAAGCTAATCAGAGTCAAAGTAAAACTAGTTCAAAAACTTTTTGTTCCGCCTAGTTTAATTGCTGGTCTTCTTGGACTTGCGTTTGGTCCAAACGGTCTTGGGTGGCTTCCTTTTTCAAATAATTTGGCCTCCTATGCGGCAGTTATGATTGCGCTTGTATTTGGCTCCCTTCCGCTTTCCTCTCCAAAATCCTCTGTAAAAGAGGTTGTTACAAGAGTAGGGCCTATGTGGGTTTATGCTCAGATAGGAATGTTGGTGCAGTGGGGAATCATGGGACTTTTTGGCCTTTATGTGCTTAATTTGATATGGCCCGATTTGAACAGCGCCTTTGGTGCTATGCTCCCGACAGGTTTTTATGGCGGTCACGGGACTGCTGCAGCAATTGGCGGGGCATTCAAGAATATGGGATGGGATGATGCCATGAGTCTTGGAATGACAACTGCAACGGTTGGAGTTGTTCTTGCAATTGTCGGCGGGCTTGTTATCATCAAGCATGCGGCAAGGAAAAACCAAACCGCGTTTATCACTGATTTTAAAGACCTTCCAAACGAACTGCGTACGGGGCTTCTTCCAAAAGGCAAAAGAGATGACGTTGGAGAAAGCACAACTTCTTCTATATCTATCGAGACCTTGACATTCCATTTTGCTCTTGTATTTTTTGTTGCATTTTTAGGATATGTTTTGAGCGTGGCGGTTAAAAATTGGTGCAGCGGAATGCAGCCTCCTTATAATAATATGGAGCTTCCCGTATTTTCATGCGCCTTCATTGCCGGCTTGATATTCAAGAAGATATTTGATAGAACAGGTGTTACTGATTATATATGCCCAAAGACAACGCAGCGTATAGGAAGTTTCTTTACGGACTTGCTTGTTGCCTGCGGAGTTGCATCCATAAAGCTTGCTGTTATTGTTAAATTCTGGGTACCGCTTGTAGTTATGCTGGTTGTTGGTACCGTTGTAGTTTATGCAATCACATTTTACTTTGGAAGACATCTTTCTCACAACTACTGGTTTGAGCGCTCAATCTTTGCATGGGGCTGGTGGACAGGTACTATGGCAATGGGTATTGCGCTGGAAAGAATAGTAGATCCGGAGATGAAGAGCAAGACCATGGATGACTATGCGCTTGCATATCTGCCAATTGCGCCGGTGGAAATCATTTTAATTACTTTGGTCCCGATAGCCTTTACTGCGGGCTGGGGGAATTGGCTGATGTGGGCATGCTTGATATTCAGTGCGTTGCTGTTGTGGCTGGCGTTTAAGATGAAGTGGTGGAGTAAAAAAGCGGTGATAAAATAA